One genomic region from Equus caballus isolate H_3958 breed thoroughbred chromosome 4, TB-T2T, whole genome shotgun sequence encodes:
- the LOC102151033 gene encoding LOW QUALITY PROTEIN: GTPase IMAP family member 1 (The sequence of the model RefSeq protein was modified relative to this genomic sequence to represent the inferred CDS: deleted 1 base in 1 codon): protein MGGRRMVRDEETAYGSEDDPQEPRLRLILAGRTGAGKSATGNSILGQRRFFSRLSAAQVTTTCAVGSCRWAGWHVDVIDTPDLLGAEDPRTEPGCGERGRCYLLSAAGPHALLLVSQLGRFTAQDQQAARRLKAMFGDDAVARTVLLFTHKEDLAGTSLQDYVRCTDNRALRELVAECDGRVCAFDNRASGAEREAQVAELMALLERLVRAHGGAPYTNDVYGLARALGRARPEERLHRVAESVAARVQRRRGRGLLAALWGRGRAPWSRRRLVVAALLGALGLLYLLLARRQADAATDSAGLKNAFPWRERS, encoded by the exons ATGGGAGGACGGAGGATGGTAAGAGACGAAGAAACTGCCTATG GTTCCGAGGACGACCCGCAGGAGCCCAGGCTCAGGCTCATCCTGGCCGGGAGGACGGGGGCCGGCAAGAGCGCCACGGGCAACAGCATCCTGGGCCAGCGGCGCTTCTTCTCGAGGCTCAGCGCCGCGCAGGTGACCACCACCTGCGCCGTGGGCAGCTGCCGCTGGGCCGGCTGGCACGTGGACGTCATCGACACCCCGGACTTGTTG GGCGCCGAAGACCCCAGGACAGAGCCGGGCTGCGGCGAGAGGGGCCGCTGCTACCTGCTCTCGGCGGCCGGGCCGCACGCCCTGCTCCTCGTCAGCCAGCTGGGCCGCTTCACCGCCCAGGACCAGCAGGCCGCGCGCCGGCTCAAGGCCATGTTCGGCGATGACGCTGTGGCGCGCACGGTCCTGCTCTTCACGCACAAGGAGGACCTGGCCGGGACCTCGCTGCAGGACTACGTGCGCTGCACCGACAACCGCGCGCTGCGGGAACTGGTGGCCGAGTGCGATGGCCGCGTCTGCGCCTTCGACAACCGCGCCAGCGGCgcggagcgggaggcccaggtgGCCGAGCTCATGGCGCTGCTGGAGCGGCTGGTGCGCGCGCACGGGGGCGCGCCCTACACCAACGACGTGTACGGCCTGGCGCGCGCCCTGGGCCGCGCGCGCCCCGAGGAGCGGCTGCACAGGGTGGCGGAGAGCGTGGCGGCCCGCGTGcagcggcggcgggggcgcgggctGCTGGCGGCGCTGTGGGGGCGCGGGAGGGCACCCTGGAGCCGCCGGAGGCTGGTCGTGGCCGCGctgctgggggccctgggcctGCTCTACCTGCTGCTCGCCAGGCGCCAGGCGGACGCCGCGACAGACAGCGCAGGTCTTAAAAATGCCTTCCCCTGGCGGGAGAGGAGCTGA